One window from the genome of Pantoea cypripedii encodes:
- the recB gene encoding exodeoxyribonuclease V subunit beta, with translation MSLLPESLNPLTLPLRGERLIEASAGTGKTFTIGLLYLRLLLGLGGERAYTRPLSVEEILVVTFTEAATAELRGRIRANIHELRLACIRGHSNNAMLAQLLQEMPQPAEAASLLLAAERQMDEAAIFTIHGFCQRMLNLNAFESGMLFEQQLIEDEQLLLKQATADFWRRHCYPLTLDVARAIVAEWSGPEQLLATLRPWLQGETPSLQSPPAADETLAARHAQNLARIADIKARWAAVGEDVVNLISDSGVDKRSYSSKNLPLWVNKVSLWAQSATHDYQVPAELARFGQQILIEKTKKGEVPQHALFVAIDQFLAQPISLRDLVIARALTEVRSAVWKEKRLHALLGFDDLLSRLDEALQQPGGPQLAQAIRQRFPVALIDEFQDTDPLQYRIFSTLYVNQPEHALLLIGDPKQAIYAFRGADIFTYIRARNDVSAHYTLDTNWRSSPPMVESVNRLFSRLDAPFLFADIPFLPVHFAAPNQALTLNLDQQPQAALRFWLQPGEGCSVGDYQQLMAQQCAVDISRWLQAGQEQRAMLGKAPALRPVQASDITVLVRSRNEANLIREALNQLAIPSVYLSNRDSVYTTPEARELLWLLQAVLAPEQERMLRTALATSLFAFDAAQLDALDQDARGWDQLVDTFARWQLVWQQRGVLPMLREMMQERQLAENLLASENGERRLTDLLHLGELLQEAASQLDSPHALVRHLAQQIARPDSQAASQQLRLESDRHLVQIVTIHKSKGLQYPLVWLPFAAGFREADTALYHDRENFGAVLDLQNDEASLALAEQERLAEDLRLLYVALTRSVYHCSVGVAPLFRGTRKKEGASDLHKSALGFLLQRGEAATAEQLAALLAEMNDVATEVVPAGEVDAIRWQSLDTSEVALDARAVTRTLADPWRVTSYSGLQQHGSSRLLEVMPGFDVDAAADEPGEPQPSALTPHHFPRGAAPGTFLHELFESLDFTQPPSEELLLQHLQQNGYPPHWQPMLSDWIDRVVSTPLNAEGIKLAGIQPQNRLVEMAFYLPIDGLLRAEEMDALVRSHDGLSQAAPALDFRQVQGMLKGFIDLVFRWQGKYYLLDYKSNWLGDSHTAYTPQAMAQAMIDHRYDLQYQLYSLALHRYLRHRLADYDYEQHFGGVFYLFLRGMDGSSPDNGVFHTRPSHAFIAGLDNLFHGQGVTS, from the coding sequence ATGAGTTTGCTGCCTGAATCGCTCAATCCGCTCACGCTGCCGTTGCGTGGCGAGCGGCTGATTGAAGCCTCAGCCGGGACCGGAAAAACCTTTACCATCGGCCTGCTCTATCTGCGCTTGCTGCTGGGGTTGGGGGGCGAGCGGGCTTATACCCGTCCGCTCTCGGTTGAAGAGATTCTGGTGGTGACCTTTACTGAAGCGGCTACCGCTGAATTGCGTGGACGTATCCGGGCGAATATCCACGAGCTGCGGCTGGCCTGCATTCGCGGGCACAGCAACAACGCGATGCTGGCGCAATTGCTACAGGAAATGCCACAACCGGCGGAGGCGGCATCCCTGCTGCTGGCGGCTGAGCGGCAAATGGACGAGGCGGCGATTTTCACCATTCACGGCTTTTGCCAGCGCATGCTCAATCTTAATGCGTTCGAATCCGGCATGTTGTTTGAACAGCAGCTGATCGAGGATGAACAGTTGTTGCTGAAACAGGCAACGGCGGATTTCTGGCGACGCCACTGCTATCCGCTGACGCTGGATGTGGCGCGTGCCATCGTGGCGGAATGGAGCGGCCCGGAGCAACTGCTGGCAACCTTACGTCCCTGGCTACAAGGGGAGACCCCCAGCTTGCAGTCTCCCCCGGCAGCTGACGAAACGCTGGCGGCTCGCCATGCGCAAAACCTGGCACGTATTGCTGACATCAAAGCACGCTGGGCAGCAGTGGGTGAAGACGTCGTTAACCTGATTAGCGACTCCGGTGTCGATAAGCGCAGCTACAGCAGCAAAAACCTGCCGCTTTGGGTCAACAAAGTGTCGCTGTGGGCGCAAAGTGCAACCCATGATTATCAGGTGCCAGCGGAACTGGCGCGTTTTGGTCAGCAGATATTGATTGAGAAGACCAAAAAAGGTGAAGTTCCCCAGCATGCGTTATTTGTCGCGATTGACCAGTTTCTGGCGCAGCCGATTTCTTTGCGCGATCTGGTGATCGCCAGGGCGCTGACTGAGGTACGCAGCGCGGTATGGAAAGAAAAACGGTTGCACGCGCTGCTCGGGTTTGATGACCTGCTGAGCCGTCTGGATGAAGCCCTGCAACAGCCTGGTGGGCCGCAGCTGGCGCAGGCGATACGCCAGCGCTTTCCGGTAGCGCTGATTGATGAGTTTCAGGACACCGACCCACTGCAATATCGTATTTTCAGCACGCTCTACGTTAACCAGCCAGAGCATGCGTTGTTGCTGATCGGCGATCCCAAACAGGCGATTTACGCGTTTCGTGGAGCGGATATTTTTACCTATATTCGCGCCCGAAATGATGTGAGTGCCCACTATACCCTCGACACTAACTGGCGCTCATCGCCGCCAATGGTAGAAAGCGTAAATCGGCTTTTCAGTCGCCTTGATGCGCCCTTTTTATTTGCCGATATTCCGTTTTTGCCGGTTCATTTTGCTGCGCCAAATCAGGCGCTGACGCTGAATCTCGATCAACAACCCCAGGCCGCGTTACGCTTCTGGCTGCAACCCGGTGAGGGATGCAGCGTGGGTGATTATCAGCAACTGATGGCGCAGCAGTGCGCGGTGGATATCAGCCGCTGGTTGCAGGCAGGTCAGGAACAGCGGGCGATGCTGGGGAAAGCACCGGCATTACGTCCGGTACAGGCGTCGGACATCACCGTGCTGGTGCGCAGCCGCAACGAGGCGAACCTGATTCGTGAGGCACTGAATCAGCTGGCGATTCCATCGGTATACCTGTCGAATCGCGACAGTGTCTACACCACCCCGGAGGCGCGCGAGCTATTGTGGTTGCTGCAGGCGGTGCTGGCCCCGGAGCAGGAACGGATGTTGCGTACTGCGCTGGCAACGTCGTTGTTTGCTTTTGATGCGGCGCAACTGGATGCGCTCGATCAGGATGCGCGCGGCTGGGATCAGTTGGTTGATACCTTTGCCCGCTGGCAGCTGGTGTGGCAGCAGCGTGGTGTGCTGCCGATGCTACGCGAGATGATGCAGGAGCGTCAGCTGGCAGAGAATCTGCTGGCTTCGGAAAACGGTGAGCGCCGTCTTACCGATCTGTTGCACCTGGGCGAGTTGTTGCAGGAGGCTGCGTCCCAGCTCGACAGCCCGCATGCATTGGTACGACATCTGGCGCAGCAGATTGCCCGACCTGATAGCCAGGCGGCCAGCCAGCAGCTGCGTCTGGAGAGCGATCGTCATCTGGTACAGATCGTGACTATCCATAAATCGAAAGGTCTGCAGTACCCGCTGGTATGGCTGCCCTTTGCTGCCGGTTTCCGTGAGGCCGATACCGCGTTGTATCACGACCGGGAAAACTTTGGTGCAGTGCTGGATTTACAAAACGATGAGGCCAGTCTGGCGCTGGCCGAGCAGGAGCGTCTGGCGGAAGATTTGCGGCTGCTGTATGTGGCGCTGACGCGTTCGGTTTATCACTGTAGCGTTGGCGTGGCACCGTTGTTTCGCGGCACGCGCAAGAAAGAAGGCGCAAGCGATCTGCATAAAAGCGCGCTCGGTTTTCTGTTGCAACGCGGCGAGGCCGCGACGGCGGAGCAACTGGCGGCGCTGCTGGCAGAAATGAATGATGTAGCCACTGAAGTGGTGCCTGCCGGGGAAGTTGATGCCATACGCTGGCAGTCCCTGGACACCAGTGAAGTGGCGTTAGATGCACGCGCAGTGACACGTACACTGGCCGATCCCTGGCGCGTTACCAGCTACTCCGGTTTACAACAGCACGGCAGCAGTCGCTTGCTGGAGGTGATGCCAGGGTTTGATGTGGACGCGGCGGCAGACGAACCCGGTGAGCCACAGCCTTCCGCGCTGACGCCACACCATTTCCCGCGCGGTGCCGCACCCGGTACTTTCCTGCATGAACTGTTTGAGTCGCTGGACTTCACCCAGCCACCCAGCGAAGAGCTGCTGTTGCAGCATCTGCAACAGAATGGTTATCCGCCACACTGGCAGCCGATGCTCAGTGACTGGATTGACCGCGTGGTGAGTACGCCGCTCAATGCTGAGGGGATTAAGCTGGCGGGCATTCAGCCGCAAAACCGGCTGGTGGAAATGGCGTTTTATCTGCCGATTGATGGTCTGCTGCGGGCCGAAGAAATGGATGCGCTGGTGCGCAGCCATGATGGGTTATCACAAGCTGCCCCCGCCCTCGATTTCCGCCAGGTGCAGGGCATGCTGAAGGGCTTTATCGATTTGGTGTTTCGCTGGCAGGGTAAATATTATCTGCTGGACTACAAGTCCAACTGGCTGGGCGATAGCCATACCGCTTATACGCCGCAGGCTATGGCTCAGGCGATGATCGACCACCGCTACGATTTGCAGTACCAGCTGTATAGCCTGGCGTTGCATCGTTATCTGCGCCATCGCCTGGCTGATTACGATTATGAACAACATTTTGGTGGCGTATTCTACCTGTTTTTACGGGGTATGGATGGCAGCTCGCCTGACAATGGCGTCTTTCACACCCGACCATCCCACGCGTTTATCGCCGGGCTGGATAACCTGTTTCATGGGCAGGGAGTGACATCATGA
- a CDS encoding DUF2509 family protein, protein MKQAGNSTLGMVLLVLLMGGLTLHATRTRLAQGMVLVADEQQHHQDFWLAAGALQWGKVQHWPQTPGWQCQWWVTEQWRSCLLRMEDDRGLLQGSGTGRELALWHWVSLQGNQIRFRAHGWIDYCPLADAALCQAAARIQPGGNPGSDAAAGDEY, encoded by the coding sequence GTGAAGCAGGCGGGTAACAGCACCCTGGGTATGGTGCTGCTGGTGCTATTGATGGGCGGCCTAACCTTACATGCCACCCGTACCCGTCTGGCGCAGGGCATGGTTCTGGTGGCTGATGAACAGCAGCATCATCAGGATTTCTGGCTGGCCGCAGGCGCATTGCAATGGGGCAAAGTACAGCATTGGCCGCAGACGCCGGGCTGGCAATGCCAGTGGTGGGTGACGGAACAATGGCGCAGCTGTCTGCTACGCATGGAGGACGACCGTGGGTTATTACAGGGAAGTGGTACCGGGCGCGAGCTGGCGCTCTGGCATTGGGTCTCGTTACAGGGAAATCAAATCAGATTCCGGGCGCATGGCTGGATTGATTACTGCCCGCTGGCGGACGCCGCGTTGTGCCAGGCAGCAGCAAGGATTCAGCCTGGCGGAAACCCTGGTAGCGATGCTGCTGCTGGCGATGAGTATTAG
- a CDS encoding prepilin-type N-terminal cleavage/methylation domain-containing protein: MAETLVAMLLLAMSISALLHYHRALALGFSQQWQQRQAWLVAGQALLGRDVAGWRVQRQQQSQPGSCILERVTVSNPQQREASLARLDCPSP; the protein is encoded by the coding sequence CTGGCGGAAACCCTGGTAGCGATGCTGCTGCTGGCGATGAGTATTAGCGCGTTGCTGCACTACCATCGGGCGCTGGCGCTGGGCTTTAGCCAGCAGTGGCAGCAGCGTCAGGCATGGCTGGTTGCAGGCCAGGCCCTGCTCGGGCGCGATGTGGCAGGCTGGCGAGTTCAGCGTCAGCAGCAGTCTCAGCCAGGCAGCTGCATACTGGAGCGGGTAACCGTGAGTAACCCGCAACAGCGCGAGGCGTCACTGGCACGGCTGGATTGTCCTTCCCCCTGA
- the ptrA gene encoding pitrilysin, producing the protein MRIYARWIAALLLSVTALSAVADEQRGWQPVNETIRKSDHDPRAYQAITLTNGMTVLLVSDPAAPKSLAALTLPIGSLDDPNQQLGLAHYLEHMVLMGSKLYPQPDNLAEFLKKHGGSHNASTASYRTAFYLEVENDALQPAVDRLADAIAEPLLDPVNADRERHAVNAELTMARSRDGLRMAQVGAETLNPEHPGARFSGGNLDTLKDKPGSQLHQALLDFYHSHYSANLMKAVIYSNKPLPEMADIAAKTFGRVANHQASVPDISVPVVTDAQKGIIIHYVPAQPRKQLKVEFRIANNSDRFRSKTDTLISYVLGNRSKNTLNDWLQRQGLADGVNAGADPMTERTSGVFAITVSLTDKGLAQRDEVVAAIFSYLDMLRTKGIDKDYFDEVSHVLALDFRYPSITRDMDYIEWLVDTMLRVPIDHALDAPYLADDYDPAAIKARLAEMTPQNARIWYISPQEPHNKEAYFVNAPYQVDKISEAQFSDWQQRASAIQLSLPTLNPYIPSDFSIMPSDGKTYTHPVALTTGDSMRIFWMPSQYYASEPKAAITLALRNKAAISDAQHQVLFGLNDYLSSLALDQLNSQASVGGISFSTGENDGLEFNASGFTQRLPELLKKLVEGYATFTPTQQQLEQAKSWYLDQLESADKGKAFELAIQPMQMLSQLPYTQREERRKLVKDITLKQVTDYRDALIHHATPEMIVVGNLSADRVKQLGEDLKQQLQSDGHSYWHSNYVAIDKPVKANLQKAGSSTDSALAALYVPLGYSEYQSMASSSMLSQIVQPWFYNQLRTVEQLGYAVFAFQMPVGRQWGIGFLLQSNSKQPAYLMQRFQAFYPQAEQRLRDMKPDEFAQYQQAMINDLQQRPQTLDEEANRFNRDFNRQNFAFDTRENVIAQIKQLTPAGLADFFHQAVLAQQGMAMVSQIGGSHDGTVKDDYAQLPGWTTWQEVSQLQQSLPVKSDDK; encoded by the coding sequence ATGCGGATTTACGCACGCTGGATAGCGGCGCTGCTGCTGAGCGTCACGGCTTTGTCTGCCGTGGCTGATGAGCAGCGCGGCTGGCAGCCAGTCAATGAAACCATTCGTAAAAGCGATCACGATCCACGCGCCTATCAGGCGATAACGCTGACAAACGGCATGACCGTTCTGCTGGTCTCCGATCCCGCCGCTCCTAAGTCACTGGCAGCACTGACATTGCCGATTGGATCACTGGACGATCCTAATCAGCAACTGGGTCTGGCGCACTATCTCGAACACATGGTGCTGATGGGGTCGAAGCTCTATCCCCAGCCGGATAACCTCGCAGAATTCCTGAAAAAACATGGTGGTAGCCATAACGCCAGTACCGCGTCCTATCGCACGGCGTTCTATCTCGAAGTGGAGAATGATGCGTTGCAACCGGCGGTGGATCGTCTGGCGGATGCCATTGCTGAGCCGTTACTTGATCCGGTCAATGCCGATCGTGAGCGCCACGCGGTGAACGCCGAGCTGACTATGGCGCGCTCGCGCGATGGTCTGCGTATGGCTCAGGTGGGAGCAGAAACCCTGAACCCAGAGCACCCCGGTGCGCGTTTTTCCGGCGGCAATCTTGATACGCTGAAGGACAAACCTGGCAGCCAGCTGCATCAGGCGTTGCTTGATTTCTACCATAGCCACTACTCGGCTAACCTGATGAAAGCAGTGATTTACAGCAACAAACCGCTGCCGGAGATGGCAGATATTGCCGCGAAAACCTTCGGTCGCGTGGCAAATCACCAGGCCAGCGTGCCTGATATCAGCGTGCCAGTGGTTACCGATGCGCAAAAAGGCATCATCATTCATTACGTGCCCGCCCAGCCGCGTAAGCAGCTGAAAGTCGAATTCCGTATTGCTAACAACAGCGACCGCTTCCGCAGTAAAACCGACACGTTGATCAGCTATGTGCTGGGCAATCGCAGCAAAAATACCCTGAATGACTGGCTGCAACGGCAGGGGCTGGCGGATGGTGTCAATGCCGGTGCCGACCCGATGACCGAGCGCACCAGCGGCGTGTTTGCCATTACCGTCTCGCTGACCGACAAAGGTCTGGCACAGCGTGATGAGGTGGTTGCAGCAATATTCAGCTATCTCGATATGCTGCGTACCAAAGGCATCGATAAAGACTATTTCGATGAAGTCTCCCATGTGCTGGCGCTGGATTTCCGTTATCCCTCCATCACCCGAGATATGGATTACATCGAATGGCTGGTCGATACCATGTTGCGTGTGCCAATTGACCATGCGCTGGATGCCCCTTATCTGGCCGATGACTATGATCCCGCGGCCATTAAGGCGCGCCTGGCGGAGATGACGCCGCAAAATGCGCGTATCTGGTATATCAGCCCGCAGGAGCCGCACAACAAGGAAGCCTACTTTGTTAATGCGCCTTATCAGGTCGATAAAATCAGCGAGGCACAGTTCAGTGACTGGCAGCAGCGTGCCAGCGCTATTCAGCTGTCATTGCCGACCCTGAACCCCTATATCCCGTCGGATTTCTCCATCATGCCGTCGGATGGCAAAACCTACACCCATCCTGTTGCTCTGACGACTGGCGACAGCATGCGTATCTTCTGGATGCCAAGTCAGTACTACGCCAGCGAACCGAAAGCCGCGATTACCCTGGCGCTGCGTAATAAAGCGGCGATCAGTGATGCACAGCATCAGGTGTTATTTGGCCTGAATGATTATCTCTCCAGCCTGGCGCTGGATCAGCTGAACTCACAGGCGTCAGTCGGGGGGATCAGCTTCTCTACCGGTGAAAATGATGGCCTGGAATTTAACGCCAGCGGTTTCACACAGCGCCTGCCGGAACTGCTGAAAAAACTGGTGGAAGGTTATGCCACCTTCACGCCAACCCAGCAGCAACTGGAACAGGCGAAATCCTGGTATCTCGATCAGCTTGAATCGGCGGATAAAGGCAAAGCGTTTGAGCTGGCTATTCAGCCGATGCAGATGCTGTCGCAGCTCCCTTATACTCAGCGTGAAGAACGCCGTAAGCTGGTGAAAGATATCACCCTGAAGCAGGTGACGGACTATCGTGATGCGCTGATTCACCATGCCACACCAGAAATGATCGTGGTCGGGAATCTCTCTGCTGACCGGGTCAAACAGCTGGGCGAAGATCTGAAGCAGCAGTTGCAGAGTGACGGCCATTCATACTGGCACAGCAATTATGTGGCGATTGATAAGCCGGTGAAAGCCAACCTGCAAAAAGCGGGCAGCAGCACCGATTCGGCCCTGGCTGCGCTCTATGTGCCGCTCGGTTATAGCGAATATCAGAGCATGGCGAGCAGCTCCATGCTCAGCCAGATTGTACAGCCGTGGTTCTATAACCAGCTGCGTACGGTGGAGCAACTGGGTTACGCGGTGTTTGCCTTCCAGATGCCGGTGGGCCGCCAGTGGGGTATCGGTTTCCTGCTGCAAAGCAACAGCAAGCAACCGGCTTACCTGATGCAGCGCTTCCAGGCGTTCTATCCACAGGCGGAACAACGTCTGCGTGATATGAAGCCGGATGAGTTTGCCCAATATCAGCAGGCAATGATTAACGATCTGCAACAGCGTCCGCAAACGCTGGATGAAGAAGCTAATCGCTTCAACCGTGATTTCAATCGCCAGAATTTTGCCTTTGATACCCGTGAAAACGTGATTGCACAGATCAAACAGCTGACCCCTGCCGGCCTGGCCGATTTCTTCCATCAGGCGGTGCTGGCACAGCAGGGCATGGCAATGGTTTCGCAGATTGGCGGCAGTCATGATGGCACGGTGAAAGACGATTATGCGCAGTTGCCTGGCTGGACCACCTGGCAGGAAGTTTCGCAGCTGCAGCAGTCGCTGCCGGTGAAGAGTGACGATAAATGA
- the recC gene encoding exodeoxyribonuclease V subunit gamma codes for MFRVYHSNQLDLLKNLAGILIENQPLTDPFAAEQVLVQSPGMAQWLQMELARSFGIAANIDFPLPASFIWNMFVQVLPDIPEESAFTKASMSWKLMHRLPALLEQDAFASLRHYLHDDADKRKLYQLSARVADLFDQYLVYRADWLNSWECGELIEGLGESQQWQAALWRDLVSFTASLGQPLWHRANLYARFIQTLEQASSPPPGLPQRVFICGISALPPVYLQALEALGRHIDIHLLFTNPCRDYWGDIQDYAFLAKLQSRKRRRIHSDEQQPLFRDPAAAPALFNESGEQQLTNPLLASWGKLGRDNLFLLSQMESAANDIDAFVDIPPDNLLHALQADLLNLEDNAVIGVSAGELAGSQSKRPLDPQDRSLTIQVCHSAQREVEVLQDHLLALMEADPQLKPRDIIVMVADIDSYAPFIQAAFASAPSSRYLPFAISDRRASQAHPAILALLSLLSLPESRFASEEVLALLEVPALAQRFSVDESGLRLLRRWVMESGIRWGLDDASVEALALPVTGQHTWRFGLQRMLLGYALESQNGDWQGILPYDESTGLIAELAGHLAELLSKLEAWRTRLAQERPLNDWLPLCRELIDSFFSGDSESEAALMLVENQWKQIIEQGMQAAYAQPIPVTLLRDELRSRLDQQRISQRFLAGPVNFCTLMPMRSIPFKVVCLLGMNDGVYPRTLAPLGFDLMQQQMRKGDRSRRDDDRYLFLEALISAQEQLYISYIGRAIQDNTERYPSVLVTELVDYLGQSFCLPGDEEAEPDISEQRVREHLQTLHSRMPFAAENFQPGSYGQSFAAEWLPAAAGRGEAQPDFVQPLAAMPLTTVSLEQLLRFWRHPVRAWFQQRLGVAFWMEESELPDSEPFSPDSLERYQINAQLLNTLVAGEDPTQLYARHRAAGNLPYGAFGELFWQSQTEEMQEVAAEVSGQRQAAESWEVDLPLGDVQLTGWLTQVQADGLLRWRPGVLNMNDGLLLWLEHLVYCALGGSGESRMYGRKQSRWRFSAIGSEQALSLLQEYMAGYQAGLSQPLMLLNKSGGAWLEASFDAKTRQLFDDEATQKKARSRLIQAWQGGFQLEGEGSDPYLQRLSRVLDDTALQAITDAARRWYLPVRLAHHDDE; via the coding sequence ATGTTCCGGGTTTACCACTCCAATCAGCTTGACCTGCTTAAAAATCTGGCCGGAATTCTGATTGAAAACCAACCGCTTACCGATCCATTTGCTGCTGAGCAAGTGTTGGTACAAAGCCCCGGTATGGCGCAATGGCTACAGATGGAACTGGCGCGCAGTTTTGGCATAGCGGCGAACATTGATTTCCCGCTGCCTGCCTCCTTTATCTGGAACATGTTTGTGCAGGTGCTGCCGGATATTCCCGAGGAAAGCGCCTTTACCAAAGCCAGCATGAGCTGGAAACTCATGCATCGTCTGCCCGCGTTGCTGGAGCAGGACGCCTTTGCGTCGCTGCGCCACTACCTGCATGACGATGCGGATAAGCGCAAGCTGTATCAGCTCAGTGCCCGTGTCGCAGACTTATTTGACCAGTATCTGGTGTATCGCGCTGACTGGCTTAACAGCTGGGAGTGCGGTGAATTGATTGAGGGCCTGGGGGAGTCGCAGCAGTGGCAGGCGGCGTTATGGCGCGATCTGGTCAGTTTTACCGCAAGCCTTGGTCAGCCGTTGTGGCATCGTGCCAATTTATATGCCCGCTTTATTCAGACGCTGGAACAGGCCAGCAGCCCACCGCCAGGGTTGCCGCAGCGTGTGTTTATCTGCGGGATCTCAGCGCTCCCGCCAGTTTATTTGCAGGCCCTGGAAGCGCTGGGTCGCCATATCGATATTCATCTGCTGTTCACCAATCCCTGCCGTGATTATTGGGGAGACATTCAGGATTATGCGTTTCTGGCTAAACTCCAGAGCCGCAAGCGTCGCCGCATTCATTCCGATGAACAGCAACCCCTGTTTCGTGATCCTGCGGCAGCCCCCGCGCTATTTAATGAATCAGGTGAACAACAGTTAACCAATCCGCTGCTGGCTTCGTGGGGCAAACTGGGGCGCGATAACCTGTTTCTGCTCAGCCAGATGGAATCTGCCGCCAACGATATCGATGCCTTTGTCGATATCCCTCCCGACAATCTGCTGCATGCGTTGCAGGCTGATTTACTCAACCTGGAAGATAATGCGGTAATTGGTGTGAGTGCCGGAGAGCTAGCGGGCAGCCAGAGCAAGCGCCCGCTCGATCCACAGGATCGTTCTCTGACGATTCAGGTTTGCCACAGCGCCCAGCGTGAAGTGGAGGTTTTGCAGGATCATTTGTTAGCCCTGATGGAGGCCGATCCGCAGCTGAAACCGCGCGATATCATCGTGATGGTGGCGGATATCGACAGTTACGCGCCCTTTATTCAGGCTGCTTTCGCCAGCGCCCCCTCATCCCGCTATCTGCCATTTGCCATCTCTGACCGCAGGGCCAGCCAGGCACATCCGGCCATTCTGGCGTTGTTGAGCTTGCTGTCGTTACCGGAAAGCCGTTTTGCTTCGGAAGAGGTGCTGGCGTTGCTGGAAGTCCCGGCGCTGGCACAGCGTTTCTCGGTGGATGAAAGCGGCTTACGCCTGCTGCGTCGCTGGGTGATGGAGTCGGGGATTCGCTGGGGGCTGGATGATGCCAGCGTCGAGGCGCTGGCGCTGCCGGTCACCGGCCAGCATACCTGGCGTTTTGGTTTGCAACGCATGTTGCTGGGTTACGCGCTGGAAAGCCAGAACGGCGACTGGCAGGGCATTCTGCCTTACGACGAATCCACCGGGTTGATTGCGGAACTGGCGGGCCATCTGGCGGAGTTACTGTCAAAGCTGGAGGCCTGGCGCACACGACTGGCGCAGGAACGTCCCCTCAATGACTGGCTGCCATTGTGCCGCGAATTGATAGATAGCTTCTTTAGCGGTGATAGCGAAAGCGAAGCGGCTTTGATGCTGGTGGAAAACCAGTGGAAGCAGATTATTGAGCAAGGTATGCAGGCGGCTTATGCACAACCGATACCGGTCACACTGCTGCGCGATGAGCTGCGTTCACGTCTCGATCAGCAACGTATCAGCCAGCGTTTCCTTGCTGGCCCGGTGAATTTCTGTACGCTGATGCCGATGCGCTCGATACCTTTCAAAGTGGTATGCCTGCTGGGAATGAACGACGGTGTATATCCGCGCACGTTGGCACCATTAGGCTTTGACCTGATGCAGCAGCAAATGCGTAAAGGCGATCGTAGCCGACGTGACGATGACCGTTATCTGTTCCTCGAAGCGCTGATTTCCGCCCAGGAGCAGCTGTATATCAGCTATATCGGACGTGCCATTCAGGATAATACCGAGCGCTATCCGTCGGTGCTGGTCACGGAGCTGGTGGATTATCTTGGTCAGAGTTTCTGTTTGCCCGGAGATGAAGAAGCTGAACCGGATATCAGCGAGCAGCGGGTACGCGAACATTTACAAACGCTGCATAGCCGTATGCCGTTTGCCGCAGAAAATTTCCAGCCGGGCAGCTATGGGCAAAGTTTTGCTGCCGAATGGTTGCCTGCCGCTGCCGGGCGGGGTGAGGCACAACCGGACTTCGTCCAGCCATTGGCCGCGATGCCGTTGACCACGGTGTCGCTGGAACAACTGCTGCGTTTCTGGCGTCATCCGGTCCGTGCCTGGTTTCAACAGCGACTGGGCGTCGCGTTCTGGATGGAAGAGAGTGAGTTGCCGGACAGTGAACCTTTCTCTCCCGACAGCCTTGAACGCTATCAAATCAACGCGCAGTTGCTGAATACCCTGGTGGCAGGTGAGGATCCGACGCAGCTTTACGCCCGCCATCGCGCAGCAGGAAACCTCCCTTATGGCGCATTTGGGGAACTTTTCTGGCAAAGCCAGACCGAAGAGATGCAGGAAGTGGCTGCTGAAGTCAGTGGACAGCGCCAGGCAGCGGAAAGCTGGGAAGTGGATCTCCCCCTGGGCGATGTGCAGTTGACCGGCTGGCTAACTCAGGTGCAAGCTGATGGCCTGCTGCGCTGGCGTCCCGGCGTGCTCAATATGAATGATGGCTTACTGCTGTGGCTGGAGCATCTGGTGTATTGCGCCCTGGGCGGCAGCGGCGAAAGCCGCATGTATGGTCGTAAACAAAGTCGCTGGCGTTTTAGCGCAATTGGCAGTGAACAGGCGCTCAGCCTGTTGCAGGAGTATATGGCCGGGTATCAGGCCGGATTGTCACAGCCACTCATGCTGCTGAACAAATCCGGTGGAGCCTGGCTGGAAGCGAGTTTTGACGCGAAAACCCGTCAGTTATTCGATGACGAGGCCACGCAGAAAAAAGCACGCAGCCGGTTAATACAGGCCTGGCAGGGTGGTTTTCAGCTGGAAGGTGAGGGCAGTGATCCTTACCTGCAGCGCCTGAGTCGTGTGCTTGATGACACGGCACTTCAGGCAATCACTGATGCTGCCCGGCGCTGGTATTTGCCGGTGCGTCTCGCGCATCACGATGATGAATAG